From the genome of Papaver somniferum cultivar HN1 chromosome 2, ASM357369v1, whole genome shotgun sequence, one region includes:
- the LOC113353052 gene encoding peroxidase 27-like has protein sequence MSTLRFLSILVLVLVALDATNAQGLKLGFYKKTCPNAESIVRKTTASFVSQNPTLAAALLRMNFHDCFVKGCDGSILINSTSSNQAEKSAPPNLSVIGYGVIDAAKAAVEQKCPGVVSCADILLLAARDAVATIRGPYWKVPTGRRDGLVSTAADALANLPPGSANITSLKAAFASKGLSSKDLAVLSGAHTIGVSFCSAFTNRLYNFTGKGDSDPTLDSEYVTRLKSKCKPNDAVQTAEMDPGSFKTFDSSYYSLVTKRRGLFESDSALLNDAVTKAYVKSQATKRGPTFFKDFAKSMEKMNAIEILTGNNGEIRTHCAFIN, from the exons ATGTCTACTCTAAGGTTTCTCTCAATATTAGTTCTTGTTCTTGTTGCCTTAGACGCAACTAATGCTCAAGGTCTAAAATTGGGATTCTACAAAAAGACATGTCCTAATGCAGAATCCATAGTTCGTAAGACGACTGCTTCATTCGTTTCTCAAAATCCTACTCTCGCCGCTGCGTTATTGAGGATGAATTTCCATGATTGTTTCGTCAAG GGATGCGATGGTTCAATTTTAATAAATTCTACAAGCAGCAACCAAGCCGAGAAATCTGCACCTCCTAATCTATCCGTTATCGGGTACGGTGTAATTGATGCTGCAAAGGCTGCAGTAGAACAAAAGTGCCCTGGAGTTGTTTCTTGTGCAGACATTCTATTATTGGCAGCTAGAGATGCAGTAGCCACG ATTAGGGGACCATACTGGAAGGTACCTACTGGTAGAAGAGACGGACTAGTATCGACCGCAGCAGATGCTTTGGCAAATCTACCCCCAGGAAGCGCCAACATCACCTCATTGAAGGCTGCATTTGCATCGAAGGGTTTGAGTTCAAAAGACCTTGCGGTCCTATCAG GTGCGCACACAATTGGTGTTTCCTTTTGCTCAGCGTTTACAAACAGGCTATACAATTTCACCGGTAAAGGAGATTCAGACCCAACATTGGACAGCGAGTATGTTACGAGATTGAAGAGCAAATGCAAGCCAAACGATGCAGTTCAGACAGCTGAGATGGATCCAGGGAGTTTCAAAACATTTGACTCAAGCTACTATTCGCTTGTTACTAAGAGAAGGGGATTGTTTGAATCAGACTCGGCTCTACTTAACGACGCAGTAACTAAGGCTTACGTCAAAAGCCAAGCAACAAAAAGAGGACCAACATTCTTCAAGGATTTTGCTAAATCTATGGAGAAAATGAATGCTATTGAAATTCTCACTGGTAATAATGGTGAAATCAGAACGCATTGTGCTTTTATCAACTAG